From a region of the Corallococcus coralloides DSM 2259 genome:
- a CDS encoding MFS transporter: MAREASLRVVFGIAVLDLIGFGILIPQLGVYGVRFGASPFAVGLLVAVYSLMQLVAAPIMGRLSDRFGRRPVLLISQVGSLLGYVLFAFAHTLPLLFLSRVIDGVSGGNVSTAQAVVADITKPHERARGMGIIGAAFGLGFVLGPALGGVLGAWGGNLAIGLFAAGLSALNLINTWFFLPETRRADSPSATTRSMRGAAAVLTLPVVGRCVVLVLLYTVAFAQMEGTFSVYLLTRFLSSGPVPLEGGWLVHAVHPDAAVLKEASLRSGALFAVVGVLSALVQGGLVRRLVAAHGAPGQGAEGAPGGRGGREAPVAVVGFGLTAAGLALLPVAPSYGWLFPVMGLLAVGSALVTPCLSALVSLHAPMERQGAVLGAYQASGSLGRIIGPALGGLLFTRLGPTAPYGTGAVLVALGGLLALSLVTQVRMSGAGAEQSS; encoded by the coding sequence TTGGCTCGGGAGGCGTCGCTGCGGGTGGTGTTCGGCATCGCCGTCCTGGACCTCATCGGGTTCGGCATCCTGATTCCGCAGCTGGGCGTGTACGGCGTGCGCTTTGGCGCTTCCCCCTTCGCGGTGGGGCTGCTCGTCGCGGTGTACTCGCTGATGCAGCTGGTGGCGGCGCCCATCATGGGGCGGCTGTCGGACCGGTTCGGCCGGCGGCCGGTGCTGCTCATCTCCCAGGTGGGCTCGCTCCTGGGCTACGTGCTGTTCGCCTTCGCGCACACGCTGCCCCTGTTGTTCCTGTCGCGCGTCATCGACGGGGTGTCCGGCGGCAACGTGTCCACGGCGCAGGCGGTGGTGGCGGACATCACCAAGCCGCATGAGCGCGCGCGGGGCATGGGCATCATCGGCGCGGCGTTCGGCCTGGGCTTCGTGCTGGGGCCCGCGCTGGGCGGCGTGCTGGGGGCGTGGGGTGGCAACCTGGCCATCGGCCTGTTCGCGGCGGGGCTGTCCGCGCTGAACCTCATCAACACCTGGTTCTTCCTGCCGGAGACGCGCAGGGCGGACTCGCCGTCCGCGACGACGCGCAGCATGCGGGGCGCCGCCGCCGTGTTGACGCTGCCCGTCGTGGGCCGGTGCGTGGTGCTGGTGCTGCTCTACACGGTGGCCTTCGCGCAGATGGAGGGCACCTTCTCCGTCTACCTTTTGACGCGCTTCCTCTCCTCCGGGCCGGTGCCGCTGGAGGGCGGGTGGCTGGTGCACGCGGTGCATCCGGACGCGGCCGTCCTCAAGGAGGCGAGCCTGCGCTCCGGGGCGCTCTTCGCGGTGGTGGGCGTGCTGTCCGCGCTGGTGCAGGGCGGGCTGGTGCGCCGGCTGGTGGCGGCTCATGGCGCGCCGGGCCAAGGGGCGGAAGGTGCCCCGGGGGGCAGGGGAGGGCGGGAGGCCCCGGTGGCCGTGGTGGGCTTCGGGCTGACGGCGGCGGGGCTGGCCCTCTTGCCCGTGGCGCCGTCTTACGGGTGGCTCTTCCCGGTGATGGGCCTGTTGGCGGTGGGCTCCGCGCTGGTGACGCCGTGCCTGTCCGCGCTGGTGTCCCTGCACGCGCCCATGGAGCGCCAGGGGGCGGTGCTGGGGGCTTATCAAGCGTCCGGGTCCCTGGGCCGCATCATCGGGCCCGCGCTGGGCGGCCTGCTCTTCACCCGACTGGGCCCGACAGCGCCCTATGGGACGGGGGCGGTGCTGGT